ATGTGGTAAGCTTCTGTACTGTACTACTACTATCTTTCTTATCCCTAATAACAAAATCCCCAATTTGCATGTAACAATTTCAACTTCAAAACACAGTCTTTAACAAATTCCCAATTAGGGTTTTTGTTAATTTTCAAGAAAAATGTCTTATTTGATGCTGAATGGAGCTCAACATCTTGCATTTACCCCAAAAGGTTTAAGCTTTAATAGGTCAAGTTTGCATGGAACCAATTTCAATCACACCCAACTCAATTTAGTTAGTAAAAATTGCAACTTTAattccaaaaccctaatttcacctaAATGTAGTGTGTCTGTACCTAGACCAGCTTCACAACCTAGGTTTATACAGCATAAAAAAGAGGCATTTTGGTTTTATAGGTTTTTATCAATTGTGTATGATCATGTGATAAACCCTGGTCATTGGACTAAAGATATGAGAGATGATGCACTCGAACCGGCTGATCTTGATAACCGGGATTCGATTGTGGTGGATGTTGGTGGTGGGACCGGGTTTACAACTTTGGGTATTGTTAAACATGTTGATGCTAAAAATGTGACTATTTTGGATCAGTCACCTCATCAGCTTGCTAAAGCTAAAGAAAAGGCCCCATTGAAGGAATGTAGGATTATTGAGGGTGATGCTGAGGATCTACCGTTTGAAACAGATTATGCGGATCGATATGTGTCGGCTGGAAGGTATATTGATATTGACACTCTGGTTTTTATGTGTTGATTTCATTTGAACCGGGTAATCATATGAGGTTTTTCCTGTTCGGGTTAACCGGGAGGTAGAGTATATTTACTCAGATGTGGCTAATTGTTTTATCCCGTGACCGTTTCCTTTTCTGATGTATTTTTACTCAAATGTGCCTAATTGGTTTGATATTAGAAATGCCAGTGTTTTATTGGAATTTGGAAAGCTAATAAGCTCATTTTGGATGGCTTATGAGCTTAATAACTTGAGTTTATGGGCTTAAATAAGCTATAAGTTGAAGCTTATAAGCTCATAAGCCTTTATAATCAAGAGCTTATCGGCTTTTGGTTTAGCCAAAACTCTCATTGGGGAGTTTAGATGTAAGTTAAAACTGAAATTACAATTATTGGTTTGAAAGTGAACTGATTATGATTATGCTTTACTGAGTATTTAGGGTAAAAGTAATAAAATTTGGATGAATGAGGTGAAAAAAACCTTGCTGTGTATTAGACAAATATAATTGTATAAGGCTATGTTATTGCTATAGTGTAGGGATATATTATGTAATTGTTACTCCTATATAATGGAAGCTTATGTACTGATAATATACACACAGAACATACAAGTTCAATACAATATCTTTCTTATCtctgttaatatggtatcaagagCTGTAAAGGCCTAAGTCCGGCAGCCACTATTCCGGCAGCCACTATTCCGGTAACAATTCCGGCAGCTACTATTCCGGCAgaagttccaaaaaaaaaaaaaaaactgacctTTAAAACTTAAAGTATGCTCTGTGAATGCAGCGTTGTCGGAACgttcacatcagaaacgagtttttCAAGTCATAACAACTAAATTCGGTCAACCCAAATCAGAGAAAGCCAAATCAACAAAACGGCTCTAGCCCAAATCAACAAAAATCGCCAACACAACTACATTCGGATTTTAATTCCGAGCAAGCACTGAAATTTTCAGCCAAAACCGCCATCAAACGCGCCGCCACGCGCCGCCAAGTCGCCGGAACcttttttaattttctttttcgATTTAGCACGATCCAACCAAAATCAGGAAAAACCGCCAACGCCAATAGCTTCTGAATCAAAATCCGAACAAACCCTGAAATTTTCAGCTTGTTCCGACACATAACCGCCGTCTGCCGCCACCGGCCGCCACTATTCACCGCCGGCAGAAACTATTCATCGTTGGTTTTGCTCTTTTTTTGTTTACTGTGTTGGGAACGAGCAAGAGTAAAAGAACACATTGAAGTTTAACTTCATCCTTCTTTTATATTACCTTACCTACTCCCtcttatcttatctattatatatatatattatttttacttaaTTCCTTTTCAGCaacaacaaaaaaacaaaaaaaaaaaaaaaacacgaaaaaaaaaaacgaagaaaaaaaaaatatattgttaCTGTATATCTACTGTATCTTTTTTCTTTTCTATATTTCTGAAAATGGCACTATTAGCTACCTTTACTACAACAGAGAAAGCCGCACATAACTCTCACAAATTTGGTTTCACCTTATCTCCCACGAACTATGGTTACTGGAAGACAATGGTTCAACCGTTCTTCGTCACCAACAAATTGTTTGACTATATTGATGGCACAATCCCTTGTCCACCTAAAAATGTCCCATCCTCGGTCCAATCACCAGAAAAAGATGAAGAAACACAGTCTCCAACTACAAAACCCCAATTACATTAATTGGGTCTCTAATGATGCTCATATACGAATGCTCCTCATTTCTACCAT
This genomic stretch from Rutidosis leptorrhynchoides isolate AG116_Rl617_1_P2 chromosome 11, CSIRO_AGI_Rlap_v1, whole genome shotgun sequence harbors:
- the LOC139875330 gene encoding 2-methyl-6-phytyl-1,4-hydroquinone methyltransferase, chloroplastic-like, coding for MSYLMLNGAQHLAFTPKGLSFNRSSLHGTNFNHTQLNLVSKNCNFNSKTLISPKCSVSVPRPASQPRFIQHKKEAFWFYRFLSIVYDHVINPGHWTKDMRDDALEPADLDNRDSIVVDVGGGTGFTTLGIVKHVDAKNVTILDQSPHQLAKAKEKAPLKECRIIEGDAEDLPFETDYADRYVSAGSIE